From the Astatotilapia calliptera chromosome 6, fAstCal1.2, whole genome shotgun sequence genome, one window contains:
- the LOC113023665 gene encoding prostaglandin D2 receptor 2-like → MSNKTNVSEDQVFCPQLEMMRRHELNNNTQVNLTVVCIHGLVSGLGILENALIIWVVGFRLRQRTVASIWVLNLALSDFLATLTLPLFTLYLNSGHSWELGNPLCKVQTFIFFFNMFVSAFLLAAISLDRLLLVTKPVWSQNHRSVAGAWKVCILGWLWAAANALPYYVFRSVTETKHKRKLCYHNFAMYSSYATPERDCNMRQWTTAISKLLLAFILPLAVIAGSYIKIGLSLRSRNRRRKQSATRLTDDLITLNRNQQSRTTHGRTAATNKLSLKFLIPGPSLTTKEGPLTPTTPNLTSQSQLSQSFTKMVTSVITAFALCWAPYHIFCMIEVAAQYNMEYLKLVEVGLPLATTLAFLNPLLNPILYVFSCPRFCVRIRQSLGAVFDGLVEERGVLLMTPGKSLISHIRRRSSRDVGLGIPASPCQSYSSQPIVSPALQDNIVEHS, encoded by the coding sequence ATGTCCAACAAGACAAATGTCTCAGAGGACCAGGTTTTCTGTCCCCAGCTTGAGATGATGAGGAGGCATGAACTTAATAACAACACACAGGTCAATCTGACTGTGGTTTGCATCCATGGACTGGTCTCTGGCCTGGGGATTTTGGAGAATGCCTTGATCATCTGGGTGGTGGGCTTCCGCCTAAGACAACGCACCGTGGCCTCCATCTGGGTGCTCAACCTGGCCCTGTCTGACTTCCTGGCTACCCTGACGCTTCCCCTGTTCACTTTATACCTAAACTCTGGTCACAGCTGGGAGCTTGGCAACCCACTTTGCAAAGTGCAGacattcatctttttcttcAACATGTTCGTATCAGCCTTCCTTTTGGCAGCCATTTCGCTGGACCGCTTACTTCTGGTCACCAAGCCAGTGTGGAGCCAAAATCATCGATCAGTAGCAGGCGCGTGGAAAGTGTGCATATTGGGTTGGCTATGGGCAGCAGCTAATGCATTGCCATATTATGTTTTCCGCTCAGTAACTGAAACGAAGCATAAAAGAAAGTTGTGCTATCACAATTTTGCCATGTATTCCTCATATGCCACACCTGAGAGAGACTGTAACATGAGGCAGTGGACCACAGCTATCTCCAAGCTGCTGCTGGCATTCATATTGCCACTGGCAGTGATTGCAGGAAGCTACATCAAAATTGGTCTCAGTCTGAGGAGCAGGAacaggaggaggaagcagagtgcCACTAGACTAACTGATGATCTGATTACGTTAAACAGAAATCAACAATCAAGAACTACACATGGAAGAACTGCAGCCACAAATAAATTATCTCTCAAATTTCTAATCCCTGGTCCATCATTAACCACTAAAGAAGGCCCCTTGACTCCTACCACCCCTAATCTGACGAGTCAGAGCCAGCTATCCCAGAGTTTCACTAAAATGGTGACATCTGTGATTACAGCGTTTGCACTGTGCTGGGCTCCTTATCACATCTTCTGTATGATTGAAGTGGCAGCCCAATATAATATGGAATATCTCAAACTAGTGGAAGTAGGTCTACCTCTAGCTACAACACTGGCATTCTTAAATCCACTACTGAATCCTATTCTCTATGTCTTCAGTTGCCCACGTTTCTGTGTAAGAATACGGCAGAGTCTGGGAGCAGTGTTTGACGGACTGGTAGAAGAAAGAGGGGTGTTACTGATGACCCCAGGAAAGAGTTTAATAAGTCACATTAGGAGGAGGAGCAGTCGAGATGTTGGCCTAGGAATCCCAGCATCACCCTGTCAGTCATACAGTAGCCAGCCCATCGTCTCACCAGCTTTGCAGGACAATATAGTGGAGCATAGCTGA